Proteins co-encoded in one Diaminobutyricimonas sp. LJ205 genomic window:
- a CDS encoding YafY family protein, whose amino-acid sequence MAETTSRALALLSLLQTHRQWPGPELAARLGVTERTLRRDVERLRELGYQVDAIRGAAGGYRLEAGSRLPPLLLTDEEAVTMAIGLRVAATQGLVDGEQTTMSALAKFEQVLPSALRERVHALGKVQATTPRGAPVSQDLLGRLALACRDHERIRFHYVAASGDESDRVVEPHTLVAAERNWFLVCWDLQRADWRTFRVDRMSRLFPTRVHFTARELPADDAAEFVRVAVSSVPQRFEASVILDLPLSQMQAHFGPWARGAEAVDATHTRWPIGGESLEALLSALVWIPAGVGYRLDGPAEFLALAQDAAARLAAAT is encoded by the coding sequence ATGGCGGAAACAACCTCGCGAGCGCTCGCGCTGCTCAGCCTGCTGCAGACCCACCGGCAATGGCCGGGCCCGGAACTTGCGGCCCGGCTCGGGGTGACCGAGCGCACGCTGCGCCGCGACGTCGAGCGGCTGCGTGAGCTCGGCTACCAGGTGGACGCGATCCGCGGCGCGGCCGGCGGCTACCGGCTGGAGGCCGGTTCACGGCTGCCGCCGCTGCTGCTCACCGATGAGGAGGCGGTGACCATGGCGATCGGACTGCGGGTCGCCGCCACCCAGGGCCTCGTCGACGGCGAGCAGACCACGATGAGCGCGCTGGCGAAGTTCGAGCAGGTGCTCCCGTCGGCGTTGCGGGAGCGAGTGCACGCCCTGGGCAAGGTGCAGGCGACCACGCCGCGCGGGGCGCCGGTGTCCCAGGACCTGCTCGGCAGGCTCGCGCTGGCCTGCCGCGACCACGAGCGCATCCGGTTCCACTACGTGGCCGCCAGCGGGGACGAATCCGACCGGGTCGTCGAACCGCACACTTTGGTCGCCGCGGAACGCAACTGGTTCCTGGTCTGCTGGGACCTGCAGCGAGCGGACTGGCGCACGTTCCGGGTGGACCGGATGTCGCGGCTGTTCCCGACCCGCGTGCACTTCACCGCGCGCGAACTGCCCGCTGACGATGCGGCCGAGTTCGTGCGGGTGGCCGTGTCATCCGTGCCGCAGCGGTTTGAGGCATCCGTGATCCTCGATCTGCCGCTGAGCCAGATGCAGGCGCACTTCGGGCCGTGGGCGCGCGGCGCCGAGGCGGTGGATGCCACGCACACGCGCTGGCCGATCGGCGGCGAGAGTCTCGAGGCGCTGCTGTCGGCACTGGTCTGGATTCCCGCTGGGGTCGGCTATCGGCTGGACGGTCCAGCCGAGTTCCTGGCCCTGGCGCAGGATGCCGCCGCCCGCCTGGCTGCGGCGACGTGA
- a CDS encoding ATP-binding cassette domain-containing protein, with protein MTSAPMIQARGLTKQFTVKKNHVDAVTDLNLDVARGELVAFLGPNGAGKSTTLRMLTTLLPPTSGGATVAGFDILRQSAEVRRRIGYIGQGNSAGHYQRVRDELLSQGAFYGMSRAATAKRADALIESLDLTALAKRNVVALSGGQRRRLDIAMGLMHSPELLFLDEPSTGLDPQSRANLWQHIIDLRERRGTTIFVTTHYLEEADQFAERVMIMDHGRVIADDTASQLKTTLAGDVITLGFESATDAGAARRTVADVIRMISTDHQRADEPTHDGTVVDGTVVDGTVVDGTVVEVTVRAGERALPAVLRELETSGTPASTAALRRPTLDDVFLALTGRSLREEAQAAEPAPVSEPQPDEARA; from the coding sequence ATGACCAGCGCACCCATGATCCAGGCGCGGGGACTGACCAAGCAGTTCACCGTCAAGAAGAATCACGTCGACGCCGTCACCGACCTGAACCTCGACGTCGCCCGCGGCGAGCTCGTCGCCTTTCTCGGCCCGAACGGGGCGGGTAAATCCACCACGCTGCGCATGCTGACCACGCTGCTGCCGCCCACCTCCGGCGGGGCGACGGTCGCCGGCTTCGACATCCTGCGCCAGAGCGCCGAAGTGCGACGCCGGATCGGTTACATCGGGCAGGGCAACAGTGCCGGGCACTATCAGCGGGTCCGTGACGAGCTGCTCAGCCAGGGCGCGTTCTACGGCATGAGTCGCGCGGCCACCGCGAAACGTGCCGACGCCCTGATCGAATCACTCGATCTGACCGCGCTCGCCAAACGCAATGTGGTCGCGCTCAGTGGCGGCCAGCGGCGACGGCTCGACATCGCCATGGGGTTGATGCACTCCCCGGAACTGTTGTTCCTCGACGAGCCCTCCACCGGACTGGACCCGCAGAGCCGGGCGAACCTGTGGCAGCACATCATCGACCTGCGCGAACGCCGCGGCACGACGATCTTCGTCACCACGCACTACCTGGAAGAGGCGGACCAGTTCGCCGAACGCGTGATGATCATGGACCACGGCCGGGTGATCGCCGATGACACCGCGAGCCAGTTGAAGACCACGCTGGCAGGCGATGTCATCACGCTGGGATTCGAGAGCGCCACGGATGCCGGGGCCGCGCGCCGCACGGTCGCCGACGTCATCCGGATGATCAGCACCGACCACCAGCGGGCTGACGAGCCGACCCACGACGGCACAGTGGTCGACGGCACGGTGGTCGACGGCACAGTGGTCGACGGCACAGTGGTCGAGGTCACCGTGCGTGCGGGGGAGCGGGCGCTGCCGGCCGTGCTGCGTGAGCTGGAGACATCCGGCACGCCAGCAAGCACCGCCGCCCTGCGTCGGCCGACCCTTGACGATGTCTTCCTCGCCCTCACCGGCCGCAGCCTGCGCGAGGAGGCACAGGCAGCCGAGCCGGCCCCGGTCAGTGAGCCGCAGCCCGACGAGGCGCGCGCCTGA
- a CDS encoding ABC transporter permease, which translates to MTATQPSATGPGGTDRSGVDRISVDPVATEPNALRDTWSVFTRELRPVRRDPFTLIFSLLQPIVFLGLFGPLLIGGSPLPPAETLQWFVPGILVMIALFGVGVTGSNLLYEMQTGSHERTLVAPIARSSLLIGRALKEMAPITVQALVVTLVALPFGFSVNPAGMFAGLVLLALFGLGFGALSYALALASRNRDWLFWGVQQATIFPLMILSGMLLPLENGPGWMQVAAAFNPLSYVVAAERALFAGDLGSPDVLWGFVSAIILAIVGLAIGIRGIKKSH; encoded by the coding sequence ATGACCGCGACCCAGCCCAGCGCCACCGGTCCCGGCGGCACTGATCGAAGCGGCGTCGACCGGATCAGCGTCGACCCCGTCGCCACCGAACCGAACGCGCTGCGCGACACCTGGAGCGTATTCACCCGGGAGCTCCGCCCGGTGCGGCGTGACCCGTTCACGCTGATCTTCAGCCTGTTGCAGCCGATCGTGTTCCTTGGCCTGTTCGGCCCGCTGCTGATCGGCGGCTCCCCGCTGCCGCCCGCGGAAACCCTGCAATGGTTCGTGCCGGGCATCCTGGTCATGATCGCGTTGTTCGGCGTCGGCGTGACCGGCTCGAACCTGCTGTACGAGATGCAGACCGGGTCCCATGAGCGCACCCTCGTTGCGCCGATCGCCCGATCCTCGCTGCTCATCGGCCGCGCGCTGAAAGAGATGGCACCGATCACCGTGCAGGCGCTCGTGGTCACGCTGGTGGCGCTGCCGTTCGGGTTCAGCGTGAATCCGGCCGGCATGTTCGCCGGGCTGGTGCTGCTCGCGCTGTTCGGACTCGGCTTCGGAGCCCTGAGCTACGCGCTCGCGCTCGCCAGCCGCAACCGGGACTGGCTGTTCTGGGGAGTGCAGCAGGCCACCATCTTCCCGCTGATGATCCTCTCGGGCATGCTGCTGCCGCTCGAGAACGGACCCGGCTGGATGCAGGTCGCCGCCGCATTCAACCCGCTCAGTTACGTCGTGGCCGCCGAGCGCGCCCTGTTCGCCGGCGACCTCGGCTCACCGGACGTGCTCTGGGGATTCGTCTCCGCCATCATCCTCGCCATCGTCGGGCTCGCGATCGGCATCCGAGGCATCAAGAAGAGCCACTGA